A single region of the Streptomyces vilmorinianum genome encodes:
- a CDS encoding UDP-glucose dehydrogenase family protein, giving the protein MALKISVIGTGYLGATHAAAMAELGFEVLGLDVVPEKIEMLASGRVPMYEPGLEELLSRHIAGIEGSTGRLRFTTSWEEVGAFGDVHFVCVNTPQKHGEYACDMSYVDAAFTSLAGVVRSGALVVGKSTVPVGSAERLAELLPDGVELAWNPEFLREGFAVQDTLHPDRVVAGVRSERAEKTLREVYAGPIGDGSPFVVTDFPTAELVKAAANSFLATKISFINAMAEVCEAAGGDVAKLAEAIGYDERIGAKFLRAGIGFGGGCLPKDIRAFMARAGELGADQALTFLREIDSINMRRRGQMVEMAREALGGGSFLGKRVAVLGATFKPDSDDVRDSPALNVAGQIHLQGGQVTVYDPKGMENARRLFPTLAYAESALEAVRGADVVLHLTEWREFREALDPAELAEVAGARVILDGRNALDGARWREAGWVYRAMGRPRA; this is encoded by the coding sequence ATGGCCCTCAAGATCTCCGTGATCGGCACCGGCTACCTCGGCGCCACGCACGCAGCGGCCATGGCGGAGCTCGGCTTCGAGGTCCTCGGACTCGACGTCGTGCCCGAGAAGATCGAGATGCTGGCCTCGGGACGGGTGCCGATGTACGAGCCCGGGCTCGAGGAGCTGCTCTCCCGGCACATCGCCGGGATCGAGGGGTCGACGGGCCGGCTGCGGTTCACCACCTCCTGGGAGGAGGTCGGCGCCTTCGGCGATGTGCACTTCGTCTGCGTGAACACTCCGCAGAAGCACGGCGAGTACGCGTGTGACATGTCGTACGTGGACGCGGCCTTCACCTCGCTCGCGGGCGTGGTGCGGTCGGGCGCGCTCGTCGTCGGCAAGTCGACCGTGCCGGTCGGCTCGGCCGAGCGGCTGGCGGAGCTGCTGCCGGACGGGGTCGAGCTGGCCTGGAACCCGGAGTTCCTGCGGGAGGGCTTCGCCGTGCAGGACACGCTGCACCCGGACCGGGTGGTGGCGGGTGTGCGCAGCGAGCGGGCGGAGAAGACGCTGCGCGAGGTGTACGCCGGGCCGATCGGGGACGGTTCGCCGTTCGTGGTGACGGACTTCCCGACGGCGGAGCTGGTGAAGGCCGCCGCGAACTCCTTCCTCGCGACCAAGATCTCCTTCATCAACGCGATGGCGGAGGTCTGCGAGGCGGCGGGCGGCGACGTCGCGAAGCTCGCGGAGGCGATCGGCTACGACGAGCGGATCGGGGCGAAGTTCCTGCGGGCCGGGATCGGCTTCGGGGGCGGGTGCCTGCCGAAGGACATCCGGGCGTTCATGGCGCGGGCGGGCGAGCTGGGCGCGGACCAGGCGCTGACGTTCCTGCGGGAGATCGACTCCATCAACATGCGGCGGCGCGGCCAGATGGTCGAGATGGCGCGGGAGGCGCTCGGCGGCGGTTCGTTCCTGGGCAAGCGGGTGGCGGTGCTGGGTGCGACGTTCAAGCCGGACTCGGACGACGTACGGGACTCGCCGGCGCTGAACGTGGCGGGCCAGATCCACCTCCAGGGCGGTCAGGTGACCGTGTACGACCCGAAGGGCATGGAGAACGCGCGCCGGCTCTTCCCGACGCTGGCGTACGCGGAATCGGCGCTGGAGGCGGTACGCGGGGCGGACGTGGTGCTGCACCTGACGGAGTGGCGCGAGTTCCGCGAGGCCCTGGACCCGGCGGAGCTGGCGGAGGTGGCGGGCGCGCGGGTGATCCTGGACGGCCGCAACGCGCTGGACGGGGCGCGGTGGCGTGAGGCGGGCTGGGTGTACCGGGCGATGGGGCGTCCGCGGGCGTAG
- a CDS encoding acyl-CoA dehydrogenase family protein yields the protein MAPAGKNTVADFDLYRPSEEHEMLRETVRALAEAKITPFAAAVDEEARFPQEALDALVAADLHAVHVPESYGGAGADALATVIVIEEVARACGSSSLIPAVNKLGSLPVILSGSEELKKKYLGPLAKGEAMFSYCLSEPDAGSDAAGMKTRAVRDGDFWVLNGVKRWITNAGVSEFYTVMAVTDPDKRSKGISAFVVEKGDEGVSFGAPEKKLGIKGSPTREVYLDNVRIPADRMIGAEGTGFATAMKTLDHTRITIAAQALGIAQGALDYAKGYVKERKQFGKPIADFQGVQFMLADMAMKLEAARQLTYAAAAKSERVDGDLTFFGAAAKCFASDVAMEVTTDAVQLLGGYGYTRDYPVERMMRDAKITQIYEGTNQVQRIVMARNLP from the coding sequence GTGGCGCCAGCGGGGAAGAACACAGTCGCTGATTTCGACCTGTATCGCCCGTCCGAGGAGCACGAGATGCTCCGGGAGACGGTCCGTGCGCTGGCGGAGGCGAAGATCACGCCGTTCGCCGCGGCGGTCGACGAGGAGGCCCGTTTCCCGCAGGAGGCGCTGGACGCGCTGGTCGCGGCCGATCTGCACGCGGTCCACGTGCCGGAGTCCTACGGCGGTGCGGGCGCGGACGCGCTGGCGACGGTGATCGTGATCGAGGAGGTCGCCCGCGCGTGCGGTTCGTCCTCGCTGATCCCGGCCGTGAACAAGCTGGGCTCGCTGCCGGTGATCCTGTCCGGCTCGGAGGAGCTGAAGAAGAAGTACCTGGGCCCGCTGGCCAAGGGCGAGGCGATGTTCTCGTACTGCCTGTCGGAGCCGGACGCCGGTTCGGACGCGGCCGGGATGAAGACCCGCGCGGTGCGCGACGGCGACTTCTGGGTGCTCAACGGTGTGAAGCGGTGGATCACCAACGCCGGTGTGTCGGAGTTCTACACGGTGATGGCCGTCACCGACCCCGACAAGCGCTCCAAGGGCATCAGCGCGTTCGTGGTGGAGAAGGGCGACGAGGGCGTGTCCTTCGGCGCGCCGGAGAAGAAGCTCGGCATCAAGGGCTCCCCGACGCGTGAGGTCTACCTCGACAACGTGCGTATCCCGGCCGACCGGATGATCGGCGCGGAGGGCACCGGGTTCGCCACCGCGATGAAGACCCTGGACCACACCCGTATCACCATCGCCGCGCAGGCCCTCGGCATCGCCCAGGGCGCCCTGGACTACGCCAAGGGCTACGTCAAGGAGCGCAAGCAGTTCGGCAAGCCGATCGCCGACTTCCAGGGCGTGCAGTTCATGCTGGCCGACATGGCCATGAAGCTCGAGGCCGCCCGCCAGCTCACCTACGCCGCCGCCGCCAAGTCCGAGCGCGTGGACGGCGACCTGACCTTCTTCGGCGCCGCGGCCAAGTGCTTCGCCTCCGACGTCGCCATGGAGGTCACCACCGACGCCGTCCAGCTCCTGGGCGGCTACGGCTACACCCGCGACTACCCCGTCGAGCGCATGATGCGCGACGCCAAGATCACCCAGATCTACGAAGGCACCAACCAGGTCCAGCGCATCGTCATGGCCCGCAACCTCCCGTAG
- a CDS encoding membrane dipeptidase produces the protein MADLDDHHPFSVARAGAASGELDTPEQPRPLDELTRARALLAAQAVVEGHTEPPRVFDPDDLPPVRAAEAGAQLWSLRVDPDEGVIGTLRRIDAIHALVAACPEDLRLAHSTAEMAHAVNCGRVAVLLGPVSWSALGGSLAALRAYHALGVRAVNLTRFDGFAREAVREMNRLGLIVDLAGADPETIRRTLALTRAPVLLTRADPQELPDDVLRLLGENGGVCMLPVTDDVQTTADAFDRVRTLAGPHCVGLSHTTSPPDGYAPLVAELLHRAWPAPDLVALAHTNPTRALRETEFLSRTTRHRRAA, from the coding sequence ATGGCAGATCTTGATGATCACCACCCCTTCTCCGTCGCGCGGGCCGGCGCTGCTTCCGGTGAGCTCGACACCCCTGAACAACCACGGCCCCTCGATGAGTTGACCCGTGCTCGGGCCCTGCTCGCGGCGCAGGCCGTCGTCGAGGGGCACACGGAACCACCCCGGGTGTTCGACCCGGACGACCTTCCGCCGGTGCGGGCGGCGGAGGCCGGGGCACAGCTCTGGTCCCTGCGCGTCGATCCCGACGAGGGCGTGATCGGCACCCTGCGCCGGATCGACGCGATCCACGCCCTCGTGGCCGCGTGCCCGGAGGACCTGCGCCTCGCGCACAGCACCGCGGAGATGGCGCACGCCGTCAACTGCGGGCGGGTCGCGGTGCTTCTGGGCCCGGTGAGCTGGTCGGCGCTCGGCGGCTCGCTCGCCGCGCTCAGGGCGTACCACGCGCTCGGGGTACGGGCCGTCAACCTCACCCGCTTCGACGGCTTCGCCCGCGAGGCGGTACGGGAGATGAACCGGCTCGGCCTGATCGTGGACCTCGCCGGGGCCGACCCGGAAACCATCCGCCGGACCCTCGCACTCACCAGGGCCCCGGTCCTGCTGACCCGCGCGGACCCGCAGGAGCTGCCGGACGACGTCCTGCGCCTGCTCGGCGAGAACGGCGGCGTCTGCATGCTCCCGGTGACCGACGACGTACAGACGACGGCCGACGCCTTCGACCGTGTCCGCACGCTGGCGGGCCCGCACTGCGTGGGCCTCTCCCACACGACGTCCCCGCCCGACGGCTACGCCCCCCTCGTCGCCGAACTCCTCCACCGCGCCTGGCCGGCCCCGGACCTGGTCGCCCTCGCCCACACCAACCCGACCCGAGCCCTCCGCGAAACAGAATTCCTCTCCCGCACCACCCGCCACCGCCGAGCAGCCTGA